The Candidatus Bipolaricaulota bacterium nucleotide sequence ACGTCCTCCCGGGGGACGCGGGACGAGAGCCGGTCCCAGATGAGGGGACGGATCTCTTGGCTCGGGGTGGGGCGGGTGTGGTCGGTGACGATGAACACGACCGACTCTCCGGGATGAAAATCAGCTGTCGGATCGTCGATCCCGATCGGGTTTTCCCACGCGCGGGCGAACTCCTGCGCCAGATCGGGAATGTCGACCCTCTTTCCCTCCAACACCCCGATCAGGTTCCGCTCGGGAACGTCGACCTCGATATCCCCCTCGCCGTAGGGAAGGCGCACCCGCACGCGCACCACCTCCGCGACGAGGTTACATCCCCGCTACCTTGCCTGCAACACCGCGCCGGTGCTCGCGTCCCCGACGATGGCGGCGTAGCGCGCGAGGTATCCGGAGGAGACGCGGGGCGGGGGAGGCGTCCATTCCTCCCGGCGGCGGTCGAGCTCGTCATCGGGGACGAGCAGTTGCAGACGCTTCCCCGGGATGTCGATCTCGATCGTATCCCCCTCCTCGACGAGCCCGATCGGGCCGCCGGACGCCGCTTCCGGAGAGACGTGCCCCACTGCCGCTCCCCGGGTCGCGCCGGAGAACCGCCCGTCGGTGATCAACGCCACCTTGTCATCGAGCCCCATCCCGGCGAGGGCGGAGGTGGGGAGGAGCATCTCCCGCATCCCCGGCCCGCCGCGCGGACCCTCGTACCTGATCACGACGACGTCCCCGGGTTGTATCTTCCCCCCGAGGATCGCGGCCATCGCCTCCTCTTCGCTGGCGAACACGCGCGCCGGACCGCGGTGATGGGCCATCTCCGGCCGGACCGCGCCCGCCTTCACCACCGCCCCGGCCGGGGCGAGGTTCCCCCACAGGATGGCGATCCCCCCGTCCGGGCGGTGCGGGTCGGACAGGGGACGGATGACGTCGGTCCGCCGCCGCACTCCGTCCAGGTTCTCCGCGACCGTCCTCCCGGTCACGGTCAGGGCATCTCCGTGGATCAGCCCGCCACGGTGGAGCTCGGCCATCACCGCCGGCACCCCGCCCGCCTCATCGAGATCCTGCATGTGATGGGGCCCGGACGGGCTGAGCTTGACCAGATACGGGGTGCGCGCGCTGATCCGGTCGAACCGATCGAGCGGCAGGTCGATCCCGGCCGCGTGCGCGATCGCGAGCAGGTGCAGCACCGTGTTCGTCGAGCCGCCGAGGGCCATGTCGACCGCGATCGCGTTCTCGAACGCCGCCGCGGTCATGACATCGCGCGGGCGGATCCCGCGGGCGACGAGCTCCATCACCTGCGCCCCCGCGGACTTGGCGAGGCGGATCCGCGCCGCGGTCACCGCCGGGACCGTGCCGTTCCCGGGAAGCCCCATCCCGAGCGCCTCGGTCAGGCAGTTCATCGAGTTGGCGGTGAACAGGCCGGCGCACGACCCGCAGCCGGGACAGGCGGCGAGCTCGAGTGCCGCTAGGTCCTCGTCCGACATCCTCCCCGCTTTGTACTCCCCCACCGCCTCGAACACGTTCTTCACGTCGACGTCGGCGCCGTTGAACCGACCGGCCATCATCGGCCCGCCGCTCACGAACACGGCCGGGATGTTCAGCCGCGCCGCGGCCATCAGCATCCCCGGCACGATCTTGTCGCAGTTGGGGATGAACACCAGCCCGTCGAACCCGTGCGCCATCGCCATCGTCTCCACCGAGTCGGCGATCAGCTCGCGGGACGGGAGGGAGTAGCGCATCCCGGGATGCCCCATCGCAATCCCGTCGCACACCCCGATCACGTTGAACGAGAGCGGCGTCCCCCCGGCCGCCAGCACCCCGGCCTTCACCGCCTCCCCGATCCTATCCAGGTGGACGTGCCCGGGGACGATCTCGTTGTACGAATTGACGATTCCAATCAGCGGTCGGTTCAACTCCTCCGGCGTCAGCCCGCTCGCGTAGAGCAGGCTGCGGTGCGGCGCCCGGGCAAACCCGTTTTTAACTACATCACTGCGCATCCTTCCTCCTTTGCAGTGCATCCACAATCAGATCCCCCATCTCCCCGGTTCCTACCCTTTTCGCACCGGGTCGGGCGATGTCCGGGGTGCGGGCCCCCTGGGCCAGGACCTCCTCCACCGCACCCTCCACCGCGCGCGCTTCGTCCGCGAGCCCGAGCGAGTGGCGCAGGAGCATGGCGGCGCTCAGGATCGCGCCGACCGGGTTGGCCAGTCCCTTCCCCGCGATGTCCGGCGCGCTTCCGTGCACCGGCTCGTACACCCCGATCTTTCCCTCGCCGAGGGAGGCGGACGGAAGCATCCCGAGCGACCCGGCGAGCATCGATGCCTCGTCGGTCAGGATGTCGCCGAACATGTTCGCGGTCAGGATCACGTCGAACGCGGCCGGGTTCCGGATCAGCGCCATCGCCGCCGCGTCGACGAGCATCTCCTCGAGCTCGACCCCCGGATATCCGGCCGCCACCTCCCGCACGACCCGTCGCCACAGGCGCGAGGTGGCGAGCACGTTCGCCTTGTCGACCAGTGTCACCTTCCCCCGTCGGGCCGCCGCCGCGGCGAACGCGACCGCGGCGATCCGCCGGATCTCCGGGGCGGAGTAGACCATGGTGTCGAGCGCCTCATCCGTCCCTTCCCGCCGCGGGCCGAAGTAGATCCCGCCGGTGAGCTCGCGCACGACGAGGAGGTCGACCCCGGCGAGCCGATCCGGCCGCACCGGTGACGATTCGATCAGGGCCGGATAGACGCGCACCGGCCGCAGGTTGGCGTAGAGGCCGAGTCCCTGCCTTATCCCGAGCAGCCCCTGCTCCGGGCGGACCGGGGCGCTCGGGTCGGACCACTTCGGCCCGCCGACCGCGCCCATCAGGGCCCCGTCCGCCTCCTTACAGGCGGCGAGCGTCCGGTCCGGAAGCGGGTCGCCGGTCGCGTCGATCGCTGCTCCGCCGATCAGCTCCTCGTCGAATTCAAAGCTATGTCCGTACAGCTCCGCGACGGCGTTCATGACTTTCACCGCCTCCGCGATCACCTCCGGCCCGATCCCGTCACCCGGCAGAAGCACTATTCTTGCGTTCATTCGTTCTCCCTTTCCGTGATCAGAAGTCCGTATTCCAGCGCGTCGGCGAGCGCCTGCCAGCTCGCCTCGATGATGTTGGGCGAGCTGCCGACCGTGCTCCAACTGCGGTGTTGGTCGGAGGAGGTGATGAGGACCCGGGTGCGCGCGGCCGTGCCCGCGGCTCCGTCCAGGATGCGCACCTTGTAGTCGGTGAGGTGCACCGCGGCCAGCCGCGGGTAGAACGGGAGGAGCGCCTTGCGCACCGCGGCGTTCAGCGCGTCGACCGGGCCGTTCCCCTCGGCGGCGGTGTGCATCACCTGATCCCGCACCCGCACCTTCACCGTTGCCTCGGACGCCATCCCGCCCCCGTTCTTCTCCTTCACCAGCACGTGGAACCCGCGCAGCTCGAACGGGGGCTGATAATCGGGGTTCGACCGGCGGATGAGGAGCTCGACCGAACCATCCGCCCCTTCGAACTGGAACCCCTCGAGCTCCAGGGCCTTGACCCGCTCGAGCACCCGCGCCGCCTGATCCGACCCCTCCGCCAGTTCGATCCCCAGGGCCCGCGCCTTGTGGGCGATGTTGCTCCGGCCGGAGAGCTCGGAGATGAGCACGCGACTGCGGTTCCCGACCAGGCGCGGATCGATGTGCTGATAGCTTTCCTCCCACTTGAGCAGGGCGTTCACGTGCACCCCGCCCTTGTGGGCGAACGCGCTCGCTCCGACGTAGGGGAGGTGAGGATCGAGCGGGAGGTTGGCGAGCTCGCTCACGTAGTGGGCGGTATCGGTCAGCCGGGCGAGCTGCCCGGCGGCGGTGCAGTCGCAGCCCATCTTCAACACGAGCGCCGGGATGAGCGAACACAGGTTGGCGTTCCCGCACCGCTCGCCGTAGCCGTTGATCGTCCCCTGCACATGGGTAGCGCCGGCGGACACGGCCATAAGGGTGTTGGCCACCGCGGTATCGGAGTCGTTATGGGCATGGATCCCGAGGGGAACATCGATATCGCCCTTGACCGCGGTCACGATCTCCGCCACCTCGCCGGGCAGGGTCCCCCCGTTCGTGTCGCACAGCACGACCGCATCCGCCCCGGCGTCCGCGGCGGCGTGCAGCGTGGCGACGGCGTACTTTGGATCGTCCCGGTACCCGTCGAAGAAGTGCTCGGCGTCGTAGATCACCTCCCGCCCCCGCGACTTGAGGTAGGCGACGCTGTCTGCGATCATGCGCAGGTTTTCATCCCGCGTCGTCTCGAGCACGTATCTCACTTGCTTGTCCCAGCTCTTTCCGAACACCGTCACCACCGCTGCCCTGGAGGAGAGAAGCGCTTTTATGTTCTCGTCGTCCTCCACCGCGACCCCGACCCGGCGCGTGCTCCCGAACGCGGCGATGACCGCGTGCTCGAGCTCGAGTTCGGGGATCCGGGCGAAGAACTCCATGTCCTTCGGGTTCGACTTGGGCCATCCCCCCTCGATGTAGTCGATCCCCAACCGGTCGAGCGCGGCGGCGATCCGGAGCTTGTCCTCGACCGAGAACGAGATCCCCTCGCGCTGCGCCCCGTCGCGCAGGGTGGTGTCGTAGAGCGTGACCTTCATCTACCTCACCGGCGTCAACCAGCCGTGTCGGTCCGGAACCTTCCCTTCCACGATTCCGAAGAACTCCTCCATCAGCCGGGCGGTGATCGGTCCTCTAGTCCCCGCCCCCACTGGAATCCCATCGACCGAGCGGATCGGGGTGATCTCGGCCGCTGTCCCGCAGAAGAACGCCTCGTCGGCGAGGTAGAGCGCCTCGCGCGGAAGCGGCGCCTCGTGCACCGGTATCCCGAGCTCCCCGGCCAGGGTCATCACGCACCGGCGCGTGATCCCGTCGAGGATCGAGTTGGCAAGCGGCGGGGTGTACAGCTCGCCTCCTCTTACGATGAACACGTTTTCACCGCTTCCCTCGGAGACGTACCCGTTGATGTCGAGCGCGATCCCCTCGCGGTAGCCGCGATCGGCCGCTTCCATGGCGATGAACTGGGAGTTGATGTACTGCCCGCCGAGCTTCGCCGCCGCCGGGTAGGTGTCCGGGGCCATCCGCCGCCACGTGCTCACCCCGGCGTCGACCCCGTTCTCCAGCGCGTCGGGGCCGAGATATCGGCCCATCTCCACCGTGATCACGCTCACGTGTGTAGGGCAGCTCCGCCCGTCGACCGCGAACGTGGCCCAACCGCGGAACACGACCGGGCGGACGTAGCAGGACGAATGCCGGTTGGCGATCACCGTGTCCATGATCGCCCTCCGGATCTCGGCCCGCGGGTACGGGATCTCCAGCCGGTACACCTTGCACGAGTTCCACAAGCGATCGAGGTGGGCCTCCAGGCAGAAGACGGCCGGACCGTCCGCAAGCCCGTACACCCTGATCCCCTCGAACACGCTCGACCCGTAGTGGATCGCGTGCGCTGCCACATGGACGGTCGCCTCGTCCCACGGGACCAATCGACCGTCGAACCAGACCTTCTCCGAACTCTTCACCTATCCTCCTTCCGACTCGATGCGCCGCCGCGTGTACGGGATCAGCCCGCCGGCGGCGATGATCTCCAGCATGAACCCCGGGTAGGGGGCGGCGCGGTACGACCTCCCGGTGGTGAGGTTGCGCACCTCGCCCCGTTCCAGATCCACTTCCAGGACATGCCCGGCCTCCGTCTCCGCTGCCGCCTGGGGCGATTCCAGGATGGGAAGGCCGATGTTTATCGCGTTCCGATAGAAGATGCGGGCGAAGCTCGCCGCGATCACGCAGCTCACCCCGGCCCCCTTGATGGAGAGCGGAGCGTGCTCGCGCGACGAGCCGCAGCCGAAGTTCTCCCCGGCGACGATGATGTCCCCTTGCCGCACCGCGCTGGCGAACTCCGGATCGATGTCCTCCATGCAGTGCCGCGCCAGGGCGGCCGCGCTCGATTCGTTCAGATAGCGGGCCGGGATGATCGCATCGGTATCGACGTTATCCCCATACTTCCACGCTCTTCCTCTCAGCTGCATCCGACCACCTCCTCCGGGGAGGCGATCCTCCCCGCCACCGCCGATGCCGCGGCGACCGCCGGTCCGGCGAGGTAGACCTCGCTATCCGGATGGCCCATCCGCCCGCGGAAGTTGCGGTTGGTGGTGCTCACTGCCCGCTCCCCCGCCCCCAGGACTCCCATGTGACCGCCGAGGCACGGACCGCACGTCGGGGTGCTCACCGTGGCTCCCGCGGCGATGAACTCCTCGATCAATCCGGCCCGCAGCGCGTCGAGGTAGACCTGCTGGCTCCCCGGGATGACGATGCAGCGCACGTTCGGGGCAACCCTGCGCCCGCGCAGGACCTCCGCGGCAACGCGCAGGTCCTCGAGCCGCCCGTTGGTGCACGAGCCGATCACGACCTGGTCGATCGGGACATCACCGACCGCGGAGACCGGCCGGGAGTTCTCCGGGAGATAGGGGAACGCGACCTGCGGAGTGATCGCGCTCGCATCGATCTTCAACGTTTGCGCGTATTCGGCGTCGGGGTCCGGCGCGTAGACCGTGTAATCCCGCGCCCTGCGGGCATCCACGTAGGCGCGCGTCTTATCATCGACCGGGAACAGCCCGGCCTTCGCCCCGGCCTCGATCGCCATGTTCGCCATGGTGAACCTCCCGGCCATTGATAGCGCATCAATCGTCGGGCCGGAGAACTCGATCGCCTTGTACAGGGCACCGCTCACCCCGATCCTTCCGATCGTGTACAGGATCAGGTCCTTTCCCCCGACCCACGGCTGCAGCTCTCCCTCGTACACGATCCGGATCGTCTCCGGGACGCGCATCCAGATCCGCCCGGTCGCCATTGCCACGGCGATGTCCGTCGATCCCATCCCGGTGGCGAACGCGCCGAGCGCCCCGTAGGTGCACGTGTGGGAGTCGGCCCCGACGACCACGTCCCCGGGGCCGACCAGCCCCTGCTCGGGGAGGAGGACGTGTTCGATCCCCATCCTCCCCACCTCGAAGTAGTGGGAGATCCTTTGGGCACGGGCGAAATCCCGCATCACCTGGCACTGGGTCGCCGATTTTATGTCCTTGTTCGGGGCGAAGTGGTCCGGCACGAGGACGATCCTCTCCGGGTCGAAGACGCGGTCGACCCCCAATCGTGTGAACTCGCGGATCGCGATCGGAGCGGTGATGTCGTTGGCGAGGACCACGTCGACCCGCGCCTCCACGAAATCACCGGGCCGCACCCGGTCCACCGCGTCGGTATGGGCGGCGATGAGCTTTTCAGCGAGCGTCATTCCCATCCGGTCACGCTCCGGCCGACTCGTCGTTTCGTTTGCGCCCCCGCGCTGCGGACAGGGCGATCCCGTCCCAGCGGAGGGCCCACGCGCGATGATCCTCGCGCCTATCCCGCGGCTGCGGCTCCGCGCCCTGGTGTGGTCCGGGCGTAGCGGCCTTGCGTTGCCTGCTGTTCGTCGCTTGTTCGTTCATCCTTCCTCCTTTCTCTCGATCTATCTTTTTCGGCTAACAGCCGGTTTATCGCGTTCAGATATGCCTTGGCGCTTGCCACGATGATGTCTGTGTCCGCGCCGTAGCCCTTCACCACCCGCTCGCCGTCCCCATCGGTCAGGCGCACGCTCACCTCCCCCTGGGCGTCGATCCCGGCGGTGATCGCGTGCACGTCGTACTCGAGGAGCTCGCAGTCGACGGGGACGATGTCGTCGATCGCCCGGTAGGTGGCGTCGACCGGACCGGCCCCGACCGCGGCGTGCACGATCTCTTTCCCGTCCGGCCCGCGCAGCCGCACCGTCGCGGTCGGCATCCCCGGTCGGCCCGCCACCACCAGCAGGTCGACGAGCTGGTAGACCTCGCGCGGCTGATAGAACAGATCGGTGATCAACGCCTCCAGGTCGGCGTTCGTCACCTCCCGCTTCTTGTCGGCCAGCTCCTTGAACCGGGCGAATGCGATCTCGAGCCGCTCGGGATCGAGCTCGTATCCCATCTCGACGAGGCGGTCGCGGAATGCGTGCCTCCCCGAGTGCTTCCCGAGGACGAGCCGGGACCGGGTGAACCCGACCTCCGCCGGGCGGATGATCTCGTAGGTGGTCGGGTTCTTGAGCATCCCGTCCTGATGGATCCCGGCCTCGTGGGCGAACGCGTTCGCCCCGACGATCGCCTTGTTCGCCTGGACCGAGATCCCGGTCAGGTTGCTCACCATCCGGCTGGTGCGGGCGATCTGAGCGGTGTCGATCCCGGTGGAGAGGCCGTATACATCCGCCCTTGTTTTGAGCGCCATCACCACCTCTTCCAGCGCGGCGTTCCCCGCCCGCTCGCCGATCCCGTTCACCGTCACCTCGGCCTGACGCGCCCCGGCGCGAAGCCCGGCCAACGTGTTGACGGTCGCCATCCCCAGGTCGTTGTGGCAGTGAACGGACAGGATCGCTCGCTCGATCCCCGGCGTGTTCGCGATGATCCCCCGGATCAGGGCCTCGAACTCACCCGGGGTCGTGTAGCCGACCGTGTCCGGGATGTTGATCACGCTCGCCCCGGCCTCGATCGCCGCGGCGATGACCTCGTACAGGAACTCGGGATCGGAGCGGGTGGCGTCCTCGGGAGAGAACTCGATCTCCTCGCAGTATT carries:
- the leuC gene encoding 3-isopropylmalate dehydratase large subunit, which translates into the protein MGMTLAEKLIAAHTDAVDRVRPGDFVEARVDVVLANDITAPIAIREFTRLGVDRVFDPERIVLVPDHFAPNKDIKSATQCQVMRDFARAQRISHYFEVGRMGIEHVLLPEQGLVGPGDVVVGADSHTCTYGALGAFATGMGSTDIAVAMATGRIWMRVPETIRIVYEGELQPWVGGKDLILYTIGRIGVSGALYKAIEFSGPTIDALSMAGRFTMANMAIEAGAKAGLFPVDDKTRAYVDARRARDYTVYAPDPDAEYAQTLKIDASAITPQVAFPYLPENSRPVSAVGDVPIDQVVIGSCTNGRLEDLRVAAEVLRGRRVAPNVRCIVIPGSQQVYLDALRAGLIEEFIAAGATVSTPTCGPCLGGHMGVLGAGERAVSTTNRNFRGRMGHPDSEVYLAGPAVAAASAVAGRIASPEEVVGCS
- the leuB gene encoding 3-isopropylmalate dehydrogenase, whose translation is MNARIVLLPGDGIGPEVIAEAVKVMNAVAELYGHSFEFDEELIGGAAIDATGDPLPDRTLAACKEADGALMGAVGGPKWSDPSAPVRPEQGLLGIRQGLGLYANLRPVRVYPALIESSPVRPDRLAGVDLLVVRELTGGIYFGPRREGTDEALDTMVYSAPEIRRIAAVAFAAAAARRGKVTLVDKANVLATSRLWRRVVREVAAGYPGVELEEMLVDAAAMALIRNPAAFDVILTANMFGDILTDEASMLAGSLGMLPSASLGEGKIGVYEPVHGSAPDIAGKGLANPVGAILSAAMLLRHSLGLADEARAVEGAVEEVLAQGARTPDIARPGAKRVGTGEMGDLIVDALQRRKDAQ
- the ilvD gene encoding dihydroxy-acid dehydratase; the protein is MRSDVVKNGFARAPHRSLLYASGLTPEELNRPLIGIVNSYNEIVPGHVHLDRIGEAVKAGVLAAGGTPLSFNVIGVCDGIAMGHPGMRYSLPSRELIADSVETMAMAHGFDGLVFIPNCDKIVPGMLMAAARLNIPAVFVSGGPMMAGRFNGADVDVKNVFEAVGEYKAGRMSDEDLAALELAACPGCGSCAGLFTANSMNCLTEALGMGLPGNGTVPAVTAARIRLAKSAGAQVMELVARGIRPRDVMTAAAFENAIAVDMALGGSTNTVLHLLAIAHAAGIDLPLDRFDRISARTPYLVKLSPSGPHHMQDLDEAGGVPAVMAELHRGGLIHGDALTVTGRTVAENLDGVRRRTDVIRPLSDPHRPDGGIAILWGNLAPAGAVVKAGAVRPEMAHHRGPARVFASEEEAMAAILGGKIQPGDVVVIRYEGPRGGPGMREMLLPTSALAGMGLDDKVALITDGRFSGATRGAAVGHVSPEAASGGPIGLVEEGDTIEIDIPGKRLQLLVPDDELDRRREEWTPPPPRVSSGYLARYAAIVGDASTGAVLQAR
- a CDS encoding DUF2088 domain-containing protein, with product MRVRVRLPYGEGDIEVDVPERNLIGVLEGKRVDIPDLAQEFARAWENPIGIDDPTADFHPGESVVFIVTDHTRPTPSQEIRPLIWDRLSSRVPREDV
- a CDS encoding citramalate synthase; translation: MKVTLYDTTLRDGAQREGISFSVEDKLRIAAALDRLGIDYIEGGWPKSNPKDMEFFARIPELELEHAVIAAFGSTRRVGVAVEDDENIKALLSSRAAVVTVFGKSWDKQVRYVLETTRDENLRMIADSVAYLKSRGREVIYDAEHFFDGYRDDPKYAVATLHAAADAGADAVVLCDTNGGTLPGEVAEIVTAVKGDIDVPLGIHAHNDSDTAVANTLMAVSAGATHVQGTINGYGERCGNANLCSLIPALVLKMGCDCTAAGQLARLTDTAHYVSELANLPLDPHLPYVGASAFAHKGGVHVNALLKWEESYQHIDPRLVGNRSRVLISELSGRSNIAHKARALGIELAEGSDQAARVLERVKALELEGFQFEGADGSVELLIRRSNPDYQPPFELRGFHVLVKEKNGGGMASEATVKVRVRDQVMHTAAEGNGPVDALNAAVRKALLPFYPRLAAVHLTDYKVRILDGAAGTAARTRVLITSSDQHRSWSTVGSSPNIIEASWQALADALEYGLLITERENE
- a CDS encoding branched-chain amino acid transaminase yields the protein MKSSEKVWFDGRLVPWDEATVHVAAHAIHYGSSVFEGIRVYGLADGPAVFCLEAHLDRLWNSCKVYRLEIPYPRAEIRRAIMDTVIANRHSSCYVRPVVFRGWATFAVDGRSCPTHVSVITVEMGRYLGPDALENGVDAGVSTWRRMAPDTYPAAAKLGGQYINSQFIAMEAADRGYREGIALDINGYVSEGSGENVFIVRGGELYTPPLANSILDGITRRCVMTLAGELGIPVHEAPLPREALYLADEAFFCGTAAEITPIRSVDGIPVGAGTRGPITARLMEEFFGIVEGKVPDRHGWLTPVR
- a CDS encoding 2-isopropylmalate synthase; the encoded protein is MKQEARDRVFIFDTTLRDGEQSPGASLAAAEKVKLARQLASLRVDVIEAGFPSSSPDDLRAVQHVAEVLADMPGAPTVCALARPVQSDIDVAWEGVKFASHPRIHVFIATSEVHMRDKLRMDRAAVLARTREMVAYAREYCEEIEFSPEDATRSDPEFLYEVIAAAIEAGASVINIPDTVGYTTPGEFEALIRGIIANTPGIERAILSVHCHNDLGMATVNTLAGLRAGARQAEVTVNGIGERAGNAALEEVVMALKTRADVYGLSTGIDTAQIARTSRMVSNLTGISVQANKAIVGANAFAHEAGIHQDGMLKNPTTYEIIRPAEVGFTRSRLVLGKHSGRHAFRDRLVEMGYELDPERLEIAFARFKELADKKREVTNADLEALITDLFYQPREVYQLVDLLVVAGRPGMPTATVRLRGPDGKEIVHAAVGAGPVDATYRAIDDIVPVDCELLEYDVHAITAGIDAQGEVSVRLTDGDGERVVKGYGADTDIIVASAKAYLNAINRLLAEKDRSRERRKDERTSDEQQATQGRYARTTPGRGAAAAG
- a CDS encoding 3-isopropylmalate dehydratase small subunit codes for the protein MQLRGRAWKYGDNVDTDAIIPARYLNESSAAALARHCMEDIDPEFASAVRQGDIIVAGENFGCGSSREHAPLSIKGAGVSCVIAASFARIFYRNAINIGLPILESPQAAAETEAGHVLEVDLERGEVRNLTTGRSYRAAPYPGFMLEIIAAGGLIPYTRRRIESEGG